Part of the Arsenicicoccus sp. oral taxon 190 genome, CCCGCGGGACCGCGGGCCCGCTCGAGCCGTATGCCGCCCACCCCGGCTCCTGACCGGCGTCCCGCGGGGCCGCACAGGGTGAGACGGCGCACGGTGAGACGACCCAGGGCGCCGGGGTGGGGTCGTCGTCCTGCCACGGCGAGGTGGTGAGGGTCTGCCCGAGGCGGGTGACGAACGTCGCCGAACCGTCCGGGTGCAGCGTGTGGGACCAGCGGCGGTAGGTCTTGCGCTGGTGGTGCCCCTTGCAGAGCGCGATCAGGTTGCACGGGCAGGTGCGGCCCTGGGGCCAGGGGACCGCGTGGTCGAGCTCGCAGCGCACGGCCGGCCAGGTGCAGCCGGGAGCCCGGCAGGTCACGTCGCGGGCCTCGACCTGGGCCCGCATCGCCGCGGTCGGGCGGTAGCCCACCCGGCGGCCCGTGCCGTCACCGTGCGCGTGCGCCTCGGTCGCGCGTGCACCGGTCGCCGGGACACCCGTCAGGGCGGCACCGGTCACGGGGTCGGTGACCACGCGGTGCCAGACGGACTCGGGGCGCAGGGCGATGTCCCGGGCGACCTCCGCGGGGACGGGGCCGTAACCCTCGATCCAGGCGGGGTCGTCGGACAGCCCGAGGAGGGTGAGCAGGCCGACGCGGACCTGGATCTGCGCGCGGGGCACCGCCCCGACCGGGACCTGCTGGTCATCGTGGCCGTGGCTCAGCAGGTGCAGCGCGATGTCGCTGCGCAGCTGCGGGAGCGTGCGACCGTCGTCCTCCCCGGCCGCCTTGAGGCGCCGGGCCAGGACGTCGATGCGCTCGTGGGCAGCGGCGACCTGGTCGGCGGCCCCCGTGATCGCCAGCGACCCCACGCCGTGGGCATCGATGCCGGCGGAGACGCCGCGCTCGGCCAGTCGCGAGCGGCGGGTGTGCTCGTGGTCCGGCAGCCGCGACTCCTCCCGGCACATGGCCGAGGACAGCCGGGTCCGGAAGGTCGCGTGCTTGATGAGCCCGTCCGGGCTCACGTCGTGGCGGTCGTGGCCGCGGCGTGGGGCGAGGGCGTGCTGGGCGACCCGCTCCTTGGCCTCGGGCTGCTCGTCGGGCAGGTGGTGCACCTCGTCGCTGATGGCGGTGGCCCGCGACATCAGGGTGCGCCCCTCCCGCAGGGCCGCGACGATCTCCGCACGCACGCCGACGGGTGCGGTCGCCAGACGGGTAAGCCGGTGCACCTCGCCGGGTCCCATCCCGGTCGCCGCCATGATCTCGTCGCCGGCCAGCGTGGCCGCCCCGCGCGCAGCCCTGGCGGGGCCCCCGCCAAGGACCGGGTCGTCGAGGAGGTCGGCGGCGAGGTGAGCCACCAGCCGGGCATGGCCCTCGACGAACGCCGCCTGCAGCAGCCCGATCGCCCGCTGCAGCGTGACCAGCTCGGCCAGGTCCTCACGCGCAAGGTCCTCCCGCGCAGCGTCCTCGCGCGCGGGGTCCGATCCACGGCCGGGGCCGGCACCAGCCCGCTCGTAGCGCTCCCGGACGGCACCGACCATCGCCTCGGCGACACCCGCAAGATCGGGCGCCACAAAGGCCCGCTCGCGCGTCTCACCGATGGCCGTGGTCATGCCCCTATTCTACTCGGCGGCAACAGGATCGGCCAGACCAGTCACCCCATCACGCGGGTAGATCACGCATGCGAATCATCCCACCACCGACAGCCACGGCAGGCCCCGGTCATGACCCCTGGAGGAGGCGGCAGGCGGCATACGGCCTGCCTGGCAGAATGACGACCATGGCCTCCCTCGCTGACGTGACCCCTCCCATCGCCCTCGGCGCCCTCGACGGCAGGTACCGCAAGGCCGTCGCGCCGCTGGTCGACCACCTGTCGGAGGCCGCGCTCAACCGGATGCGCGTGCACGTCGAGGTCGAGTGGCTGATCCACCTCACCCAGCACCAGGTCGTCCCGGGCGTCCGCGCCCTCACCGAGGACGAGATCGCGCAGCTGCGGGCGATCGTCGGCGACTTCGGCGCGGAGGACATCGCCGAGCTCGCCGAGATCGAGCGGGAGACGGTGCACGACGTCAAGGCGGTCGAGTACTACCTGCAGCGCCGCGTCGACCGGATCGCCCCCGAGGACTCCGCGCAGCTCAAGCAGCTCATCCACTTCTGCTGCACCAGCGAGGACATCAACAACCTCAGCTATGCCCTCATGGTCCAGGGCGCGGTCCGCGAGGTGTGGCTGCCCAAGGCCCGCTCGGTCGTCGACCAGCTCGCCGACATGGCCCGCGACCTGCGCGAGGTCCCCCTGCTCGCCCACACGCACGGCCAGCCGGCGACGCCCACGACGATGGGCAAGGAGATCGCGGTCATGGCGCACCGCCTGGGCCGACAGCTGCGGCGGATCGAGGGCCAGGAGTTCCTCGGCAAGCTCAACGGCGCCACCGGCACGTATGGCGCCCACCTCGCCGCCGTCCCGGCCGCCGACTGGCCGGGAATCTCGCGGTCCTTCGTGGAAGCCCTTGGCCTGACCTGGAATCCGCTGACCACCCAGATCGAGAGCCACGACTGGCAGGCCGAGCTGTATGCCGACACCGCCCGCTTCAACCGGATCCTGCACAACGTGTGCACCGACTTCTGGACCTACATCTCGATGGGCTACTACGCCCAGGTGCGCGGCCAGGGCACGGTCGGGTCGAGCACGATGCCGCACAAGGTCAACCCGATCCGCTTCGAGAACGCCGAGGCCAACCTCGAGGTGTCGTGCGCGCTCCTCGACGTGCTCGGCTCCACGCTCGTGCAGTCCCGGCTGCAGCGCGACCTCACGGACTCCTCGATGCAGCGCAACGTCGGCACGGCCTATGGCCACTCGATGCTGGCGCTGGACAACGTCGCTCGCGGGCTCGCCGGCCTCGACGCCGTGCCGGAGCGCATGGCCGCGGACCTCGACGGCAACTGGGAGGTGCTCGGTGAGCCGGTGCAGTCGGCGATGCGGGCGCTTGGCGCGCAGGGCGTCGCGGGCATGGACAACCCCTACGAGCGGCTCAAGGAGCTGACGCGCGGACGCCGCATCGGGCAGACCGAGCTGGTCGAGTTCGTGCGTGGGCTGGGGCTGCCGGGCGACGTCGAGCAGCGGCTCGCCGCGATGACGCCGCAGACCTACGTCGGCCAGGCGTCGGCGCTCGTCGACTACCTGGGCCGCGACGACCGGGCCCGACCCACCTGCTGAGGTCGCATCGCGGGCAGGTCCCCCGCTCGGCGCGCCAGGAGGGGCACACTGACGAGAAACCCGGCGCCCCACCGCCGGTCGCAAGGAGGTCCGCCATGTCCACCAGCCCGATCGACCACTGGACGACCGTGCCGCGCCGGCTGCAGCGCGCGGGCGACCAGCTCGCCCCCGGGGTCTGGTGGGTCGAGCACCCCGACATGGGGGCCTCTCGCGCGCGAGCCCTGCTGCTGGACGAGGACTTCCAGGTGATCCCGGTCCCCGGGGCGCGCCTGACCGGGCTGCGCGCCGCGCAGACCGCCGTGGCCGGCGCGCTGCGGCTGCCCGGCAGCGCCGCGACCAACCTCGACGGGCTCGTCGACGCGCTGCGCGACCTCGACCTGTGGTGGCCCCGCACCCGCCGCCTGGTGCTGCTGTGGTCCGACGCCGAGGTGCTCCGCGACGCGGACCGGGCCGGCTTCGACGAGCTCGTGTCGATCCTCTCCGAGGCCCACGAGTTCCTCTGGCGCAGCGACCGATCCGCGCAGCAGCCCGGCGACGAGCACGAACGCGTCCTGGAGACCGTGATGATCCCGGCCACCGAGGCCGCCGCCCTCGACCCGACCGACCCCTCGATCCAGTGACCGGCCGTATGCCGTCCCCCCGCCTCTCCACCCACCGCCTCTCCACCCGCCGCGCCGCGGAGCGCCCGGCGGCCCTGCTGCTCGGCGCCGCCCTGGCGCTGTCCGGCTGCGGCACGACGAGCCCCGGCACGACCGCCGGCACCACCACTGGCGCGGAAGCGACCTCCGGAGGCGGGACGGCGGGCGCTCGGCATACGACCGGCGCGCAGCGCACCCCCACCACGGACGCCCCGCGCGGACCGGGCCGACCGACGAGCTCCGGGGGGATCCGGGCGTGCTCGGTGGCCGACCTGCCACCCCAGGTGCCCGGGGTCATCCGCGCGGTCCGCGCCGGGGGACCGTTCCAGCACCCGCGCAACGACGGGGTCACCTTCGGCAACCGCGAGCGCCTGCTCCCCCAGGCCGCGCGCGGCTACTACCGGGAGTACACCGTCGACACGCCCGGCGCCTCGACCCGCGGCACGCGCCGCGTCATCACCGGGGGGACCGCGCCGCGCACCCCCGAGCACTGGTACTACACGGGCGACCACTACCAGAGCTACTGCGAGGTCACCGACGCGTGACGCAGACGCAACGTGGTGCAGGCTTGCCCCATGGCAGGTAGGCAGGCGCAGCGGATCGCGCGCGCGACGGCACGGTACGCCCAGGACCTCCCGCGGGTGCAGGCGGCGACCGAGGCCTACGTCGCGCTGGTCACCCAGCTGCTCGACGACGCCGGCATCAACTACCTCGCGGTGACCGGCCGCGCCAAGACGGTCGAGTCGTATGCCGGGAAGGCCGCCCGCCGCGTCGCCGGACGGCTCGTCCACCCCCGCCCCGAGACGGACATCACCGACCAGGTCGGCGTCCGTGTCGTGACCTACGTCCTGTCCGACGTCGCCGCCGTGGCGCAGCTGCTCGCCGACCAGCTGCAGCTGCTGGAGGACCGCGACATGGGGCAGGAGACCGCCGCCGAGGGGCGGTTCGGCTACTCCAGCCGCCACCTGACCGTGCAGCTCGACCCCGCGCGCGAGGGTGCCGGCGGCCCGATGGCCGGGCGCACCGCGTCCGTGCAGGTCCGCACCGTGCTGCAGCACGCCTGGGCGGAGTTCGAGCACGACATCCGCTACAAGGGCTCGGTGCCCGAGCAGCACGGCCCCGACCTGGACCGCAGGTTCACCCTCGCGGCAGGGCTGCTCGAGCTCGCCGACCAGGAGTTCTCCACGATCCGCGAGCGGCTGCGCGAGGGCACCGAGCCCGCCGCCGCCCAGGACGAGGACGACCCGCGGATCAGCGGGCAGGACCTCGCGGCCTTCCTCGCCGGCCAGTTCACCGACGCGGGGTGGTCGCGCACCGACCACTACTCGTGGGTGTCCGGGCTGCTGCTGGAGCTCGGGGTCACGTCCCTGGCCGAGCTGCGCGAGGTCCTGCGCGGGGTCGACCACGCCGCCATCGAGCAGCACATGGCCTACCACTACCCGCCCGGCGCGGTGCGACGGCTGGACGACGCGCTGCTGTGGTCCTTCGGCGAGCGCTACGTCGCGCTGCACGGCAACAGCCACCGCCGCCCGCTGCTCGCCGCCCGCCTCGAGCGGCTCCTCGCCCCACCCGCCCCGCGCGGGACCTAGCCTGGGGGGATGGGATTCGACGAGGGCCGGGCAGAGACGATCCGCTACCACGAGGAGCTCTACTCCGCTCCGGAGGCGCACGACCCCGACGCGTGGCTCAACCAGCCCGCCCCGATCGTCATGGGGGCGCTGCAGCACCTCGACCGCACCCGGCCGGTCCGCGTCTACGACCTGGGGGCGGGCTCGGGGCGGCATACGATCCCGCTCGCCCGGACCCTGCCGTCCGGGTCGCGGGTGGTCGCCGTGGACCTGCTCGACACCGCCGTGCAGTCGCTCAAGGAGCGGGCCGCCCGCGAGTCCGTGGCCGACGTCGTCATCCCGGTGGTGGCCGACCAGGAGGGTTACCGCTTCGACAGGGGGCCGGCCGACCTGGTCCTCGGCGTCTCGACGCTCGAGCACGTGTCGAGCGTCGAGGCCTTCCGGGACCTGCTGGCGCGGATGCGCGACGCCACCGCCCCTGGCGGCGTGGTGGTGCTGGTCATCGCCACCGACCGGCACGAGGTGGCGGACGGCGAGACGCGCCCGGCCCAGGCCGAGCTCGCACTGACCACCGAGGAGGCGGTCCGGATCGTCGACGAGGTCTACGCCGACTGGACCGAGCACCGGCGCGACGAGTCGCCCTTCGGCGTCACCGAGGAGCGGGACGGCAGGTCCTACGAGCTGCGGTCGGTCAACGTCCGCCGCGTCCTGCAGCGCCCGCACGAGTAGGCCCGCGCGGCAGGTCGGGGAATACCCCCTAGGGGTATAGAGTTGCTCCCATCATGCGCGTCGACACCCACACCCCGCCGGCCTACGTGGAGACCGACCACAAGGACGCCTACCTCAAGCGCCTCAAGCGCATCGAGGGGCAGGTCCGCGGCGTCCAGCGCATGGTCGACGAGGACACCTACTGCATCGACGTCCTCACCCAGATCTCGGCCATCACCAAGGCCCTGCAGGCCGTCAGCCTCGGCCTGCTCGAGGACCACATCGGCCACTGCGTCGTCGGCGCCGCCCGCGAGTCCGACGAGGCCGCCGCCACCAAGGTCGCCGAGGCCTCCGCCGCCATCGCCCGTCTCGTCAAGAGCTGAAACCACCCGAGCGTCAAGGAGATCCGTCATGAGCCAGACCACCACCATCACCGTCAACGGCATGACCTGCGGCCACTGCACGAGCGCCGTCACCTCCGAGCTCAAGGAGATCCCGGGCGTCACCGACGTCCAGATCGACCTGGTCGCGGGCGGCGACTCCCCGGTCATCATCACCAGCGAGGGTCCCGTCGACGCGGCCGCGATCGCGGCCGCCGTGGACGAGGCGGGCTACACGGTGGTCTCGTGACCGCCACCCGTATGTCGCCCAGCCCCACCCCCAGCCCCACCTCCAGCCCGGCCGCCACCGACACCCGCTCGGTCGACCTCGCCATCGGCGGGATGACCTGCGCGTCGTGCTCGAGCCGGGTCGAGCGCAAGCTCAACAAGCTCGACGGCGTCGAGGCGAGCGTCAACCTCGCCACCGAGAAGGCCCACGTGACCTACCCCGCCACGCTGAGCGTCGCGGACCTCGTCACGGTGGTCGAGCAGACCGGCTACACCGCCACGGACCTGACGCCCGACGCCCGGCGGGGTGGCCGGGGCGAGGCCCTCACCGAGACGACGCCCGAGGCCCAGGTGGGCAGCGGTCCGGCATACGCCGTGGACCGCGTGATGAGCCGCGCGTCGCTGCGGACCCGGCTGGAGGTCGCGCTGCCGCTCACCGTCTTCGTGGTGGTGCTGGCCATGGTCCCGGCGGCCCACCACCTGCTCGGCGCCGCCCGACCGTGGGCCGAGCTGGCGCTGACGGCGCCCGTGGCGCTGTGGGCGGCCTGGCCGTTCCACCGCTCGGCCGCCATCAACGCCCGGCACCGCGCCTCCACCATGGACACCCTCGTCTCGATCGGCGTCACCGCGGCCTTCCTGTGGAGCCTGGTGGCGACCGTCGTCGGCAGCACCGGGCACATGTACTACGAGGTCGCCGCCGTGGTCACGACCTTCCTCCTGGCCGGGCGGCTCGCCGAGCACCGGGCCCGCACCGCGGGCCGGTCGGCGCTGACGACGCTGCTCGAGCTCGGCGCCAAGGACGTCGCGGTGCAGCGGATCGACCCGACCGACCGGGTCACCCGCGAGGTGCGCATCCCGATCGAGCAGCTCGCCGTCGGTGAGCAGTTCGTGGTGCGCCCGGGCGAGAAGATCGCCACCGACGGCGTCGTCGTCGACGGCAGCTCCGCCATCGACCGGTCGCTCGTCACCGGCGAGTCGCTGCCGGTCGAGGTCGCCCCCGGCGGCGAGGTCACCGGCGGGACCCTCAACACCCACGGCCGTCTCGTCGTGCGCGCCACCCGCGTCGGCTCGGACACCACCCTCGCCTCCATCACCCGGCTCGTCGAGCAGGCCCAGACCGGCAAGGCCCCCGTCCAGCGGCTGGCCGACCGGATCTCCGCGGTCTTCGTGCCCGCGGTGCTGGTCATCGCGACGCTGACCTTCCTCGGCTGGCTCGTCGCCGGCCAGGGCGCCGCCGCCGCGCTCTCCGCCGCCGTCTCCGTCCTCGTCGTCGCGTGCCCCTGCGCGCTCGGCCTCGCCACCCCCACCGGCCTCCTCGTCGGCACCGGCCGCGGCGCCGAGCTGGGCATCCTCATCAAGGGCCCGGAGATCCTGGAGTCCACCCGCCGCATCGACACCGTCGTGCTCGACAAGACCGGCACCATCACGACCGGCACCGCGACCCTCGTCGACGTCACCCCCTCCGGCCGGCTGACGCCCACCGCGGCGCTGCAGGCCGCAGCATCCGTCGAGGCGGGGTCCGAGCACCCGGTCGCCCTGGCCGTCGTGCGGGCCGCCCGCCAGCGCGGCATCGAGCTCAAGCCGATCCGGGACTTCACCAACCTGCCCGGCCTCGGCGCCCGCGCCACCATCAAGGACACCGAGGTGACGGTGGGCCGCGCCAGCCTCTTCGACGTCGTCCCTGGCGACCTCGAGGGCGACCGGGTCGGCACCACGGTCTACGTCGGCTGGGGCGGGGTCGCCTACGCCGCCCTCACCGTCGCCGACGAGATCCGCCCCACCTCCCCCGACTCGCTCCAGGCGCTGCGCGACCTCGGGCTGCGCACCATGCTCCTCACCGGCGACAACAAGCGCACCGCGCGCCAGGTCGCCGAGCAGGTCGGCATCAACCCCGCCGACGTCATCGCCGAGGTCATGCCCGCCGACAAGCACGCCGCCGTCGCCCGGCTGCAGGAGCAGGGCCGCGTGGTCGCCATGGTCGGCGACGGCGTCAACGACGCCGCCGCCCTCGCCCAGGCCGATCTCGGTATGGCGATGGGCACCGGCTCCGACGTCGCCATCGACAGCGCCGACATCGTGCTCGTCCGCCCCGAGATCGGCGCCGTCGCCGACGCGATCGCGCTGTCCCGCCGGACGCTGCGGATCATCCAGCAGAACCTCGCGTGGGCCTTCGGCTACAACCTCGTCGCGATCCCGCTGGCCGTGCTCGGCGCCCTCGACCCGATGGTGTCCGGTGCCGCGATGGCGCTGTCCAGCGTCCTCGTCGTCACCAACAGCCTGCGGCTGCGGGCCTTCGGACGGTCCCGGGCTTCGGGTCGGGCCTGAGCCCCGCGACGCCCCAGGGCCCCTCACCCCGCGAGCCGGTGGTGCGGGGGCCCTGGCGGCATACGGCCCGGGTGGCTCAGATGGTGATCTCGCCGCGGGGCGTCTCGAAGGTCACCGCGAGCAGACCCGGGTGCCCCGCCGGCGCCACGAACTCGAAGTCGATGACCGAGGACGTGTCGGTGGCGTCGATGCCCAGCCAGTCCCGCACCCGGTCCGGGGAACCCCCGATGGTGAGGCGGCTGATCGTGATGTCGGTGTGCGCGACCTCCGAGGGGTGCTCCGAGCCGGCGTCCCACTGCACGAAGAACGGCAGCTGCGGGTCGGCGATCAACCCCTTGACGCCCAGCTGGCGCCACCGGTGGGTCACCCCGTCGGGGCGGGTGCGGCTGCCCTCGACGGACTCGCGACCCACGCGCGCCTCGACCAAGGCGATGTCGTCCACGCACACGACCCAGCCCATCCAGCCGCCGCCCTGCTCCGAGCGGGTGCGCACCGCCTGACCGAAGGGCACCTTGTCGGTCACCGGGTGGTCAAGGCACTCCACGACCTCGACGTAGCGGTGGTGCGCGAGCGGCAGGATGATGTTGCGGGTCCCGAAGCGCGGGTGCACCCCGCCGTAGACCGGCTCCACCCCGAGGCGGGCCGCGAGGCGCTCGGCGGTCGCGATGGAGCCGTCCGGCTCGGCGGCATAGGACACATGGTCGACGCGCATGGGCACATCCTCACACACGGGCGCGGGTGCTCCGCACCCGGTCCGGGAGGTCCGGAAGGGGGCGCGACCAGGGCCGCGACGAGGGGGCGAGCGGTCAGCGAGCGGCCGCGCGACGCTGCCGGACCGCCTCGTAGATCACGATGGCGGCCGAGGTCGCGACGTTGAGGGAGTTGGCCCGGCCCGTCATCGGGATCCGGACCCGGACGTCGGCGGCGTCGAGGAAGGAGTCGGTCAGGCCGGTCTTCTCCGCGCCCACGGCGATGGCGACCGGGCCGGTGAAGTCGACGTCGGTGTACTCCACGTCGGTGTCCGGGGTGGCCGCGACGACGAGCACGCCCCGCTCGTGGCAGGCGCGCAGGGTGTCCGCGGTCGACGCCGTCGCCACCGGCACCGAGAAGACCGTGCCCTTGCTCGCGCGCACCAGGTTGGGGTTGCCCCAGTCGGTCACCGGGTCCGCCGCGACCACCGCGTCGACCCCGGCCGCGTCGGCGGTGCGCAGCATCGCGCCGAGGTTGCCCGGCTTCTCGACACCCTCGCAGACCAGCAGGAACGGATCGGCCGGCAGCGGAAGCTCGTCGATGCCCCGGACCACGGAGGCCACCACCGCCAGGAAGCCGTCGGGGCCCTCCCGGTAGGCAACCTTCTCGA contains:
- a CDS encoding HNH endonuclease signature motif containing protein, producing MTTAIGETRERAFVAPDLAGVAEAMVGAVRERYERAGAGPGRGSDPAREDAAREDLAREDLAELVTLQRAIGLLQAAFVEGHARLVAHLAADLLDDPVLGGGPARAARGAATLAGDEIMAATGMGPGEVHRLTRLATAPVGVRAEIVAALREGRTLMSRATAISDEVHHLPDEQPEAKERVAQHALAPRRGHDRHDVSPDGLIKHATFRTRLSSAMCREESRLPDHEHTRRSRLAERGVSAGIDAHGVGSLAITGAADQVAAAHERIDVLARRLKAAGEDDGRTLPQLRSDIALHLLSHGHDDQQVPVGAVPRAQIQVRVGLLTLLGLSDDPAWIEGYGPVPAEVARDIALRPESVWHRVVTDPVTGAALTGVPATGARATEAHAHGDGTGRRVGYRPTAAMRAQVEARDVTCRAPGCTWPAVRCELDHAVPWPQGRTCPCNLIALCKGHHQRKTYRRWSHTLHPDGSATFVTRLGQTLTTSPWQDDDPTPAPWVVSPCAVSPCAAPRDAGQEPGWAAYGSSGPAVPRASRSAVEDHLRPLVAPDLLRELAHVGPDGPPAARRTHDWRDNLALRLEWLAPPRHQPTGRGIRGDDPPF
- the purB gene encoding adenylosuccinate lyase, which produces MASLADVTPPIALGALDGRYRKAVAPLVDHLSEAALNRMRVHVEVEWLIHLTQHQVVPGVRALTEDEIAQLRAIVGDFGAEDIAELAEIERETVHDVKAVEYYLQRRVDRIAPEDSAQLKQLIHFCCTSEDINNLSYALMVQGAVREVWLPKARSVVDQLADMARDLREVPLLAHTHGQPATPTTMGKEIAVMAHRLGRQLRRIEGQEFLGKLNGATGTYGAHLAAVPAADWPGISRSFVEALGLTWNPLTTQIESHDWQAELYADTARFNRILHNVCTDFWTYISMGYYAQVRGQGTVGSSTMPHKVNPIRFENAEANLEVSCALLDVLGSTLVQSRLQRDLTDSSMQRNVGTAYGHSMLALDNVARGLAGLDAVPERMAADLDGNWEVLGEPVQSAMRALGAQGVAGMDNPYERLKELTRGRRIGQTELVEFVRGLGLPGDVEQRLAAMTPQTYVGQASALVDYLGRDDRARPTC
- a CDS encoding barstar family protein translates to MSTSPIDHWTTVPRRLQRAGDQLAPGVWWVEHPDMGASRARALLLDEDFQVIPVPGARLTGLRAAQTAVAGALRLPGSAATNLDGLVDALRDLDLWWPRTRRLVLLWSDAEVLRDADRAGFDELVSILSEAHEFLWRSDRSAQQPGDEHERVLETVMIPATEAAALDPTDPSIQ
- a CDS encoding ribonuclease domain-containing protein; this translates as MPSPRLSTHRLSTRRAAERPAALLLGAALALSGCGTTSPGTTAGTTTGAEATSGGGTAGARHTTGAQRTPTTDAPRGPGRPTSSGGIRACSVADLPPQVPGVIRAVRAGGPFQHPRNDGVTFGNRERLLPQAARGYYREYTVDTPGASTRGTRRVITGGTAPRTPEHWYYTGDHYQSYCEVTDA
- a CDS encoding GTP pyrophosphokinase — protein: MAGRQAQRIARATARYAQDLPRVQAATEAYVALVTQLLDDAGINYLAVTGRAKTVESYAGKAARRVAGRLVHPRPETDITDQVGVRVVTYVLSDVAAVAQLLADQLQLLEDRDMGQETAAEGRFGYSSRHLTVQLDPAREGAGGPMAGRTASVQVRTVLQHAWAEFEHDIRYKGSVPEQHGPDLDRRFTLAAGLLELADQEFSTIRERLREGTEPAAAQDEDDPRISGQDLAAFLAGQFTDAGWSRTDHYSWVSGLLLELGVTSLAELREVLRGVDHAAIEQHMAYHYPPGAVRRLDDALLWSFGERYVALHGNSHRRPLLAARLERLLAPPAPRGT
- a CDS encoding class I SAM-dependent methyltransferase, which produces MGFDEGRAETIRYHEELYSAPEAHDPDAWLNQPAPIVMGALQHLDRTRPVRVYDLGAGSGRHTIPLARTLPSGSRVVAVDLLDTAVQSLKERAARESVADVVIPVVADQEGYRFDRGPADLVLGVSTLEHVSSVEAFRDLLARMRDATAPGGVVVLVIATDRHEVADGETRPAQAELALTTEEAVRIVDEVYADWTEHRRDESPFGVTEERDGRSYELRSVNVRRVLQRPHE
- a CDS encoding metal-sensitive transcriptional regulator; its protein translation is MRVDTHTPPAYVETDHKDAYLKRLKRIEGQVRGVQRMVDEDTYCIDVLTQISAITKALQAVSLGLLEDHIGHCVVGAARESDEAAATKVAEASAAIARLVKS
- a CDS encoding heavy-metal-associated domain-containing protein, whose amino-acid sequence is MSQTTTITVNGMTCGHCTSAVTSELKEIPGVTDVQIDLVAGGDSPVIITSEGPVDAAAIAAAVDEAGYTVVS
- a CDS encoding heavy metal translocating P-type ATPase; translation: MSPSPTPSPTSSPAATDTRSVDLAIGGMTCASCSSRVERKLNKLDGVEASVNLATEKAHVTYPATLSVADLVTVVEQTGYTATDLTPDARRGGRGEALTETTPEAQVGSGPAYAVDRVMSRASLRTRLEVALPLTVFVVVLAMVPAAHHLLGAARPWAELALTAPVALWAAWPFHRSAAINARHRASTMDTLVSIGVTAAFLWSLVATVVGSTGHMYYEVAAVVTTFLLAGRLAEHRARTAGRSALTTLLELGAKDVAVQRIDPTDRVTREVRIPIEQLAVGEQFVVRPGEKIATDGVVVDGSSAIDRSLVTGESLPVEVAPGGEVTGGTLNTHGRLVVRATRVGSDTTLASITRLVEQAQTGKAPVQRLADRISAVFVPAVLVIATLTFLGWLVAGQGAAAALSAAVSVLVVACPCALGLATPTGLLVGTGRGAELGILIKGPEILESTRRIDTVVLDKTGTITTGTATLVDVTPSGRLTPTAALQAAASVEAGSEHPVALAVVRAARQRGIELKPIRDFTNLPGLGARATIKDTEVTVGRASLFDVVPGDLEGDRVGTTVYVGWGGVAYAALTVADEIRPTSPDSLQALRDLGLRTMLLTGDNKRTARQVAEQVGINPADVIAEVMPADKHAAVARLQEQGRVVAMVGDGVNDAAALAQADLGMAMGTGSDVAIDSADIVLVRPEIGAVADAIALSRRTLRIIQQNLAWAFGYNLVAIPLAVLGALDPMVSGAAMALSSVLVVTNSLRLRAFGRSRASGRA
- a CDS encoding VOC family protein — encoded protein: MRVDHVSYAAEPDGSIATAERLAARLGVEPVYGGVHPRFGTRNIILPLAHHRYVEVVECLDHPVTDKVPFGQAVRTRSEQGGGWMGWVVCVDDIALVEARVGRESVEGSRTRPDGVTHRWRQLGVKGLIADPQLPFFVQWDAGSEHPSEVAHTDITISRLTIGGSPDRVRDWLGIDATDTSSVIDFEFVAPAGHPGLLAVTFETPRGEITI
- a CDS encoding TrmH family RNA methyltransferase — protein: MSELVITSAANPRLRALSGLRRRRAREESGVTLLEGYEELELALSAGIRPLTLYHCPELMLDPAAQAAVVRQVAASGAEVVRLGRAAFEKVAYREGPDGFLAVVASVVRGIDELPLPADPFLLVCEGVEKPGNLGAMLRTADAAGVDAVVAADPVTDWGNPNLVRASKGTVFSVPVATASTADTLRACHERGVLVVAATPDTDVEYTDVDFTGPVAIAVGAEKTGLTDSFLDAADVRVRIPMTGRANSLNVATSAAIVIYEAVRQRRAAAR